The Primulina huaijiensis isolate GDHJ02 chromosome 12, ASM1229523v2, whole genome shotgun sequence genome has a window encoding:
- the LOC140989455 gene encoding uncharacterized protein: MTQLGSARASSVFFGSNCAIKEELRFGMKGNLAPRYICSYEILQWIGTLAYRLTLSSSLSGIHDLFHMSMLRKYEPDPSHVLDISEVLLDPDMSYVERSVCILDRSERMLRIKLIPMVKVQWEHRGV; encoded by the exons ATGACCCAACTAGGATCAGCTAGAGCTtcttcagttttctttggttcaaattgCGCTATAAAAGAAGAac TACGATTTGGTATGAAAGGAAATTTGGCACCAAGGTATATTTGCTCGTATGAGATCCTGCAGTGGATAGGAACTTTGGCTTATCGATTGACTCTATCTTCATCTTTATCTGGTATTCATGATTTGTTTCACATgtcgatgttgcggaagtatgagCCAGATCCTTCACATGTGTTGGATATTTCTGAGGTTCTGTTAGATCCTGACATGTCTTATGTTGAGAGATCGGTTTGTATTTTGGATCGATCTGAACGGATGCTTCGTATTAAGCTTATACCGATGGTGAAGGTTCAGTGGGAGCATAGAGGTGTttaa